The sequence CCCGCGGCCGTGAAGTCCTCGTACTGGTCCCTCAGGCTGCACGCCTGCGCGGTGCACCCCGGCGAGTCGTCCTTCGGGTAGAAGTACACGACGAGCACCTTCTGCCCCACCAGGTCGCGCAGCCGCACCGGCTTGTCGCCCGCGCCCTTCAGCATGACATCCGGGAGTGCGTCGCCTTCCTTCAAGAGCTTCGACCGCGCCATGGGTTCCTCCATCCGCCCCGTCACGTCCTGCCGGTGCGTACGCCCCGGTGGATGCTGAAGGGTGACTCGACTGTCAATGCAATCGGGCTGGGGCCGGTGCGCGCTTCGCCCTCAGTGCCCGACCCGTGCGTCAGTGCAGACCCAGGTGGGCGTCGCCGCCGCGTGTTTCATTCCAGTTCCACGAGCATGAAACACGGCTTCGGAAGGCTCTCGCGTCTGCCCTCTATCGTTTCGTCCCGCACTCGTTTATGAGGGCGCCTGCTTCCTTGCTGTACGGGCGGTGGGACGGGGCGTGTGAAGGGGAGGGCGACGGCGCGCATCGCGCGTGTCTTCATGGCATCCGATAGAGTGTGGGGGAACGACAGTCGCTCCCCCGTCCGGCAGGCGACAGCCCTGTACGCGGCCGGACCCGAAATTTCGGGCACGGGAGCCAACGTCGTCTTACCTTTCGAGACAGGAAGAGGAAGCGGGGGTCCGGGGTACAGGGCGGAAACTTTCGCCGGAGTTGCGCGGCGCGGCGTTCAGGCGTAGACCGCAAACTTCGGGGGGTTGGTCAGGAGCGGACATGGTCGGCCTCGTCGTCGCATCGCACGGGCGTCTAGCGGAGGAGCTGGTCTCCACCGCGGAGCAGATCGTGGGAAAGCTTCCCGCGGTGGCAACCTGCAACATCGAGCCGGGGACTCCCGTCGAGGAGCTCCGCGCGAAGATGAAGCAGGCGGTGTCGCGCGTGGATGAGGGGGAAGGTGTCATCATCCTCGCGGACCTGTTCGGCGGCACTCCGTGCAAGGAGTCGCTGATGATGTGTCAGCGGATGAACCTGGAGGTTCTCGCTGGCGTCAACCTGCCCATGCTTCTCAAGGCGAACTCGCTCCGCAATGAGCAGATGTCCCTTCCGGAGATGGCCAACCAGCTGGCTTCCCACGGCCAGCGCAACATCACCTGTGCATCCGCCCTGCTTCGCGAGGCCCAGCAGCAGCCGCGAACTTGACGGGTCCGCGCCGGTCGGCGATTCGAGACTGCCGTGATCACCCTGGTCCGCGTCGACAACCGCCTCATCCATGGTCAGGTCGTCGAGGCCTGGCTGCCCTTCCTCAAGGTCTCCCGGGTCGTCGTGGCGGATGACGAGGCGGCTTCCAGCCCCCTCATCCGCGCGGCCATGGCGCTCGCCGTCCAGAGCGCCATCGAGGTGCAGATCCTCCCGCTCGCCCAGGTGGACTTCGCGGCCCTGTCCAAGGATGGGGTGCGCACCCTGGTGCTGCTGCGCGACGTGGCGGCCGTGCCCTTCGCCTTCGCGCACGGGCTGACCCTGGACGAGCTCAACCTGGGCAACGTGCACTTCGGCACCGGGCGCCGGCAGGTGTCCCCGTCCGTCTTCCTGGCGGAGGCGGAGCTGAAGGCGCTCCAGCAGCTCTCCGACAAGGGCGTGCGCGTGGAGGCCCGCGCGGTGCCCTCGGAGAAGCCCGTGGAGTTGCTGGACCTCACCGACCGGTGGGCGAAGGCCGGGTGAGCATGTGAGCGTTGTCTGGACCCAGGTGGCGCTCGCGGGGCTGTGGGGCGGCTTGGTGGCCTTGGAGCGCAAGGCGTTCCTCCAGGCCATGCTGTCCCGCCCGCTCGTGGCCGCCACCATCATGGGCCTGCTGCTCGGGGACGTGCCCTCCGGTCTGGCCGTGGGGTTGCTCCTCGAACTGTTCTTCCTGGGCACCGCCAACCTGGGCGCCTCGCTGCCGGAGAACGACACGCTGGCGGCCACCGGCACCAGCGCCGCCGCCGCCACGCTCACCGCCGCCACGGGCGCCGGCTCCACGCCGGCCATCTGGTCCCTCGCCGTGCTGCTCTTCATCGGCCTGGGGCGGGTGGGGCGCCGGGCGGACAGGCTGCTGGAGGGCTACTCGGCCCGGCTGGCCCGCCTGGCGCTGGCCTCCGCGGAGTCCGGCAACCTCTCCCGCGCGGTGCGGCAGAACCTGTGGGGCATGTGGCCGCACTTCGTGCTGTACGGCTGCCTCACGGCCCTCTGCGCGCTGGTGGGCTTCTTCGTGGAGCCGCTGCTCCAGGCGCTGCCTCCCGCGGTGATTCGCGGGCTGGCGTGGGCCTGGCCGGCCATGGCCTCGGTGGCGGCGGCCATCGCCGCGCAGGGCAGCCACGCGCGCCGCGCGCCCCTCTACGCGGCGCTGGGCGCGGCGGCGGTGACGGTGGCGGTGGTCCTCCTCCTGCTGCGGGAGCACCGGTGAGCGCGCCCGACACGTCGCTGCCGTCGTGGGTGCTGCTGCGCGTCTTCCTGCGCTCGCTCTTCCTCCAGGCGTCGTGGAACCCCAAGGGCATGCAGAACCTGGGGCTGGCCTACGCCATCTATCCCGTGCTGCGGCACCTGTACCCGGAGGGCGCCGCGCGCGAGGAGGCGGTGCGCCGGCACCTCGTCTTCTTCAACACCCACCCGTACGTGGCGGCGGCGATTGTCGGCGGCGTCGTCAACCACGAGATTCGCATCGCCCGGGGCGAGGAGACGCCGGATAAAGTCGTGGCCTTCAAGGCCGCGCTGATGGGGCCACTGGCGGCGCTGGGGGACGGCTTCTTCTGGCTGTCCCTCAAGCCGGCGGTGGGCGCGGTGTGCGCGGCCACGGTGCCGCTGTTGGGCGTGTGGTCGGTGCCGCTGTTCCTGGTGCTCTACAACCTGGTGCACGTGCTGTTGCGCGTGAAGCTGTACTGGCTGGGCCTGTCCCTGGGGGACCGGCTGGTGGAGGCGGTGGCGAGGGCGAACCTGCCCACGCGCGGGGCGAAGCTGCGGGCGGTGGCGGCGACGAGCGCGGGCGGCCTGGCGGCCTGGCTGTCCGTGTCGTTCGGGACGAATGCGGGAGGGGCCCGTGCGCCCTTCCTGGCGGCCGGGTGTCTGGCCCTGGGGGTGGCGTCCTACGTGCTGGTGAGTCGTCGGGTGCCGAACTACGTGGTGCTCTACCTTGCCGCGGGGCTGGCCTGCGCGGCGGGGGCATTCCTTTAAGAAGAGAGGTGGGAGTCGCGATGGCAACCGTGGCCGAAGGGACATACGAAATCATCAACGCCCTGGGCCTGCACGCGCGGGCGGCGGCGCAGATGGTGAAGGTGGCCAACCGCTTCAAGAGCGAGGTCACCCTCGAGGCCCAGGGCCAGCGGGCCAATGCCAAATCCATCATGGGTGTGCTCATGCTCGCCGCCGCCCAGGGCACCATCGTGAAGGTCACCTGCAAGGGTGACGACGCCGACGCCTGTCTCCAGGAGTTGGCAAAACTCATCGGGGACCGTTTCGGCGAGGCCCAGTGACGGGTGAGAATGGGAACGCGGTAGCACCACAGGAGAAGATGGGAACGTGAGCAGCCAGGCCACCCCCACCCTGAGGTTGTTGGGCATCGGCGCCTCTCCCGGCGTGGCGGTGGGCCACGCATTCATCCTGGACCGCAAGCGCATCCGCACCCCCAAGCTCCGCCTCGCGGAGGCCGAGGTGGAGCCCGAGCGGATGCGGATGAAGACCGCGATTGAGCTGTCCGACCGGCAGCTCGCCGAGCTGAAGGACCAGATTACGCGCACCGAGGGCAGCGACCACGCCCTCATCCTGGAAGCGCACCGGCTGATGCTCCACGACCCCATGCTCGTGGACGAGGTCAACCGGCTCATCATCGACGACCGCATCAACGCCGAGTGGGCCGTCCGGCGCGTGGCGCGCAAAATCAAGCACCTCTTCGACAACATCCCCGACGAGTACTTCCGCGAGCGCCGCTCGGATGTGGACTACGTCGCGGACCGCATCATCCGCAACCTGATGGGCCAGGTGGTGGACGAGGAGGTGGAAGTCCCCGCCGAGGCGATTGTCGTCGCCCATGACCTATCCCCCGCGGACGCGGCGCTGATGGCGCGCAGCGGGCGGGTGGCGGGCTTCGTCACGGATTTGGGCGGCCAGACGAGCCACACGGCGATTGTCGCGCGGGCGCGCGAGACGCCGGCGGTGGTGGGCGCCGGGAGGGCCAGCGAGCAGATTTCGCCGGGCGACCTGGTGGCCATGGACGGCATCCGGGGCGTCATCCTCGTCAACCCGTCCGAGGAGCAGCTCGCCGTCTTCCGCGAGGACCAGCGCCGCTACCAGGAGAGCGAGCGGCTGGCCCTGACGACGAAGGACCTGCCGGCGGTGAGCACCGACGGCTACCGCATCAAGCTCTACGGGAACATGGAGTTCCTGGAGGAAATCCCCTCGCTGCTGGCGCACGGCGCGGAAGGCATTGGCCTGTACCGCACCGAGTTCATGTTCCTGGACCGGAAGACGGCGCCGACGGAGGAGGAGCACTACCGCGCGTACAAGCAGGTGCTGGAGGCCATGGGCGGACGGCCCGTCACCATCCGCACGCTGGATTTGGGCGGCGACAAGGTGCCGGGCAAGACGAAGCACGAGAAGGAGCCCAACCCGGCCATGGGCCTGCGGGCCATCCGCTACTGCCTGTCCAACCGGGAGCTGTTCCGCACGCAGCTGCGCGCGCTCCTACGCGCCAGCGTGCACGGCAACCTGCGGCTGATGTTCCCGCTCATCTGCGGCGTGAGTGAGCTGCGCGAGGCACGCAGCGAGCTGGAGGCGTGCCGCACGTCGCTGGGCCGCGCGGGCGTGCCCGTGGGCAAGCGCTTCCCGGTGGGCATCATGGTGGAGACGCCGAGCGCGGCGATGATTGCGGACCGGCTCGCGCAGGAGGCGGACTTCTTCTCCATCGGCACCAACGACCTCATCCAGTACTCGCTGGCCATCGACCGCCAGAATCGCGAGGTGGCCTACCTCTACCGGCCGCTGCACCTGTCCGTGCTGCGCCTCTTGCGCACCATCATCGACGCGGGCAAGGCGGCGAACATCCCCGTGTCCATGTGCGGTGAGATGGCGGGAGACCCGCTGTACACGCTGGTGCTGCTGGCGCTCGGCTTCGACGAGCTGTCCATGACGTCGGGACAGATTCCGGGGGTGAAGCGCTTCATCCGCCGGGTGAGCCGCGCGGACGCCGTGGAGCTGCTCAACGGCGCCATGGAGCTCACCACGGCGGAGGAAATCGAGCGCTACGTGCGCACGGAGATGGACCGCCGCTTCGCCGAGGTGCTGGAGCCTCCCGCCGCCCCGCCCGGCGAGCCCGAGTCCGCCGAGCACCAGCCCACGGACCGCACCACGGGCTGAGGGTCAGGGCCTCCTCCTGTCGCCGGGGAGGGGGTGGCGAGCCGGAGCCCGCCTGGCACACGCCGACGGACCGCACCACGGGCCGAGGGCCTCCTCTCCGCCGCCCTGGAGGGGAGCGGGGCCTTGCCCGCCGGGTCGCCGCACGCCGCGGGGGATGCCCGAGGCTTCCCACCGTGCCCAGCTTTCCCTGGACGCGCACACGACTCCGGGGAGCGAGCATGTTCAATCCAGCGAACATCCACATGGGCATGACGGCGAGGGACCGGGACGGCGAGGTGGTGGGTACCGTCATCTCCGTGGACGCCGGCGGCTTCTTCATCGGGAGGGGCGACTACTTCTCCAAGGACCACCGCGTGGCCTTCTCCGATGTGATGGACCTGGACGGGGATGACGTCTACCTGCGCGAGGCCGTGTCGGACCTGCCGGGTGTCGACCCGGAGGCGCTCAATCGCTCGGCGAGCGGTAGGTCGTCCGAGGGGCGGACGCTGGCGCATGACCTCACCGGAGGCCTGGGGCTGGCGCCGAGGGACCTGGAGCAGGCCCGCATGGACAGCGCCAAGTTCCAGGACCACGGGCGCTATGACATCGGCCCGGGCGCCTCGGCCCACGGTGAGCGCGAGCATCGACGGGACGACCTCATCAGCGAGGTGGACCCCGCGGTGGTGGCGGTGCGGCAGCCGCCCGTGGTGGTGGAGCGCCGCGCCGCGTGCGACGAGGAGGAGACGTCCCGCCGCGAGGCCCCGTCGGACGTGAACCCGCGCACGCGCCGCTGAGGCGGAGGCGTTCCGGGCCTCGCGGGCTCCGTGGGGCCAGGCCCCGGTCCGGCCCTCGCCATGAGACGGAGGCTCTGGCGTGGCGTCGTCTCGTGCGGCTCAGTCCTCGTCGCGGGACGGGAGCTCGGGCGGATGGGAGCCGGCGATGTCCTTGTCCGGCTGCAGGCCGCGCCGCACGCGGTAGCGGTGGATGGCGCGCTCGATGGGGCGCAGCCCCGTCAGGCACAGCATGGCAATGGCCATGGTGAAGCCCGCCGCCGCGAAGAAGCCCAGCCCGCACGCCAGGCCCACGGAGGCGGTGAGCCACAGGTTGGCCGCCGTCGTCAGCCCCCGCACCTGCCCGCCATGGCGCAGGATGACGCCCGCGCCCAGGAAGCCGATGCCCACCACCACCTGGCTGGCGATGCGGCTGATGTCCCCCCGCGTACCATCGGGGGCGCCGCCCACGGCGAGCGGCACCTCGATGAAGACGCTGGCCAGCGTGAAGCAGCACGCGCCCAGCGACACGAGGATGTGGGTGCGCAGGCCGGCGTCCTGCCCGCGCACCTCACGCTCCAGGCCCAGCGCGGCGCCGAGCAGCGCCGCCAGGGTCAGTCTCAGGGCGATGGTCCTCTCGTCCACGAGGGACGAGCCTACTCACCCAGCTCTATCTTCTCGTCCTTGTCCGCGTCGTTCAGTTGGGGATTGGGCAACGTGTCCAGCGTGGCGGACAGCAGCTTCGCGGAGGGCACCACGTAGGGCCGCACCTCCTCGCCCAACTCCTGGACGTACTGCTCGATGCGCTGCGCGTAGTCCTCGTCCTTGGAGCCCCAGCTCCCGGCGGCCTCCGCGGCCCAGACCTCTTCCCCGTCGCGGCAGCGCGTCAGCCGCGCCTTCACGGCCGCCTCCGCGCCCTCGCCCCTGGCCTTGAGGGTGATGCTCGGCTCCAGCCAGAGCACGCCCTCCATGCCCTCCTCGCACAGGCCCTTGAAGGACGTGTCCTCGGGTTTGTCGGGCCGCGCCACGTTGGACTTCACGATGAAGTCCCGGTTCTGGTTCACCCACTGGCGGGCGAGGAGGCTCCACAGCTCGCCCACCTGGGGCTTGTTGTCCGGCAAAGGCTGCGTCACCACCACCAGCCGCTTCACCTGCTGCTTGTCCACCTGCGCGTAGTCGGGGCGGAGCCGCTGGCTCTTCACCGTGGAGCACGCGCACAGCAGGCCCAGCCCGAGCACGGGCCACAGTCGCTTCGTCGTCATGTCCCTCTCTCCCAGCCCCCTTCGTCGCGAAGGGGGCCTCCTTCAATCACCGCGGCCGCTTCAGGCCGCCTTCGTCTCGCCGCTCCCGGAGCCGCCGGCCGCGTCACCGCCCGTGCCGGACGCCGCACCGGCCTCGCGTTGCCGGCGGTCATGCATGAGCTGCATCACCGCGGCCAGCACCGTGAAGGACACCACCAGCGTGGTGATGAGGCCGATGCACGCCACCATGCCCATGGACTTCAGGCCCCGGTGCGCGGCCTCCAGCAGCGCCGCGAAGCCCGCCACCGCCGTCAGCGTGGAGGACGCCACCGCCGCGCCCACGCTGCGCAGCGCCACCAGGGGCGAGGTGCCCTCCAGGAAGCGGTGCAGGAGGTACAGGCCGTGGCTCACCCCGAAGCCCAGGAGGATGGGCAGGATGATGATGTTCATGAAGTTCAGCCGCTCATTCACCAGCGACATGATGCCCAGCATCATCGCCACGCCCACGCCGAGCGGAATCACCGACGCCAGCGCCAGCTTCGCGTTGCGGAAGTCCAGGAAGTGCATGCCCAGAATCCACAGCGCGGTGAGGATGACGGTGAGCTTGCCGTCCCAGAGCACGATGCTCGCCAGCTTCGCGTAGAGGCGCGTGGCGCCCGCGGCGCGGAACTCCTTCTGCGCGGTGGGGCCCGCCGGGTCCCACGGGTCCTTGTCGAACTTGCCGGGGGAGTAGGTGGCGGGGATGGAGCTCGTCTCGTGGGCGAACTTCATCATCTTCTTGCCGTCCATCAGGTCCACGCTCGCGTAGATGT comes from Pyxidicoccus parkwaysis and encodes:
- a CDS encoding PTS sugar transporter subunit IIA, whose translation is MVGLVVASHGRLAEELVSTAEQIVGKLPAVATCNIEPGTPVEELRAKMKQAVSRVDEGEGVIILADLFGGTPCKESLMMCQRMNLEVLAGVNLPMLLKANSLRNEQMSLPEMANQLASHGQRNITCASALLREAQQQPRT
- a CDS encoding PTS sugar transporter subunit IIB, translated to MITLVRVDNRLIHGQVVEAWLPFLKVSRVVVADDEAASSPLIRAAMALAVQSAIEVQILPLAQVDFAALSKDGVRTLVLLRDVAAVPFAFAHGLTLDELNLGNVHFGTGRRQVSPSVFLAEAELKALQQLSDKGVRVEARAVPSEKPVELLDLTDRWAKAG
- a CDS encoding PTS sugar transporter subunit IIC, which gives rise to MSVVWTQVALAGLWGGLVALERKAFLQAMLSRPLVAATIMGLLLGDVPSGLAVGLLLELFFLGTANLGASLPENDTLAATGTSAAAATLTAATGAGSTPAIWSLAVLLFIGLGRVGRRADRLLEGYSARLARLALASAESGNLSRAVRQNLWGMWPHFVLYGCLTALCALVGFFVEPLLQALPPAVIRGLAWAWPAMASVAAAIAAQGSHARRAPLYAALGAAAVTVAVVLLLLREHR
- a CDS encoding PTS system mannose/fructose/sorbose family transporter subunit IID — translated: MSAPDTSLPSWVLLRVFLRSLFLQASWNPKGMQNLGLAYAIYPVLRHLYPEGAAREEAVRRHLVFFNTHPYVAAAIVGGVVNHEIRIARGEETPDKVVAFKAALMGPLAALGDGFFWLSLKPAVGAVCAATVPLLGVWSVPLFLVLYNLVHVLLRVKLYWLGLSLGDRLVEAVARANLPTRGAKLRAVAATSAGGLAAWLSVSFGTNAGGARAPFLAAGCLALGVASYVLVSRRVPNYVVLYLAAGLACAAGAFL
- a CDS encoding HPr family phosphocarrier protein — protein: MATVAEGTYEIINALGLHARAAAQMVKVANRFKSEVTLEAQGQRANAKSIMGVLMLAAAQGTIVKVTCKGDDADACLQELAKLIGDRFGEAQ
- the ptsP gene encoding phosphoenolpyruvate--protein phosphotransferase translates to MSSQATPTLRLLGIGASPGVAVGHAFILDRKRIRTPKLRLAEAEVEPERMRMKTAIELSDRQLAELKDQITRTEGSDHALILEAHRLMLHDPMLVDEVNRLIIDDRINAEWAVRRVARKIKHLFDNIPDEYFRERRSDVDYVADRIIRNLMGQVVDEEVEVPAEAIVVAHDLSPADAALMARSGRVAGFVTDLGGQTSHTAIVARARETPAVVGAGRASEQISPGDLVAMDGIRGVILVNPSEEQLAVFREDQRRYQESERLALTTKDLPAVSTDGYRIKLYGNMEFLEEIPSLLAHGAEGIGLYRTEFMFLDRKTAPTEEEHYRAYKQVLEAMGGRPVTIRTLDLGGDKVPGKTKHEKEPNPAMGLRAIRYCLSNRELFRTQLRALLRASVHGNLRLMFPLICGVSELREARSELEACRTSLGRAGVPVGKRFPVGIMVETPSAAMIADRLAQEADFFSIGTNDLIQYSLAIDRQNREVAYLYRPLHLSVLRLLRTIIDAGKAANIPVSMCGEMAGDPLYTLVLLALGFDELSMTSGQIPGVKRFIRRVSRADAVELLNGAMELTTAEEIERYVRTEMDRRFAEVLEPPAAPPGEPESAEHQPTDRTTG
- a CDS encoding MgtC/SapB family protein, which gives rise to MDERTIALRLTLAALLGAALGLEREVRGQDAGLRTHILVSLGACCFTLASVFIEVPLAVGGAPDGTRGDISRIASQVVVGIGFLGAGVILRHGGQVRGLTTAANLWLTASVGLACGLGFFAAAGFTMAIAMLCLTGLRPIERAIHRYRVRRGLQPDKDIAGSHPPELPSRDED
- a CDS encoding MXAN_6521/LA_1396 family lipoprotein, whose translation is MTTKRLWPVLGLGLLCACSTVKSQRLRPDYAQVDKQQVKRLVVVTQPLPDNKPQVGELWSLLARQWVNQNRDFIVKSNVARPDKPEDTSFKGLCEEGMEGVLWLEPSITLKARGEGAEAAVKARLTRCRDGEEVWAAEAAGSWGSKDEDYAQRIEQYVQELGEEVRPYVVPSAKLLSATLDTLPNPQLNDADKDEKIELGE